The sequence below is a genomic window from Ovis canadensis isolate MfBH-ARS-UI-01 breed Bighorn chromosome 1, ARS-UI_OviCan_v2, whole genome shotgun sequence.
catgcgtgctaagtcactcagtcgtgtccaactctttgcgaccccatggactgtagcccaccaggctcctctgtcctagggattctctaggcaagagagaatagaatgggttgccatgccctcctccagaggatcttcccaacccagggactgaacccacatctcttatgtctcttgcattggcaggcaggttctttaccactagggccacctgggaagcccactgtccCACTCCAGGGACTCTCTGTGGGAACCATTTGACAACTCAATCCTCACGTTCCTATAACATGAGTGTGCCCAAAGAAACTGCCAAGCAGTCCAGAACCACAAAGGAATGCTCCCAGGTCTAGCCCACTGGTAGCAGCACCCCTAACCCAGCCTCCCCACCCAGATCTCTACCCACTTCTAGCCAAGGAATAGCCAGCCAGTAGAGCTGGTGACACCCCTCCCATCTTAGGGACAGAGTAATTGCTGGGTGGGACAACAGGACCTCAATTATTGAGGGTCTGTTCAGAGGTCAAAGGCATGCTGAAAACTGAACTCAGATTCCCCTCAAATGTGTTACTCTTTCTGATCCCTTGATCTCTGTCTCATAGAACAGCAGCACCCTGGGGACCCAAGTTAGAAATCAAGATCTGCCACTTATTCAATCTATCACCAAGTCCTGTCGCTGCTCCCTCTCTCAAACCCATGCACTTCTTCCCACCCCACTGGTGCTGCATAGTTCAAGCCATTACCCTCCTCCTCACAGGTCTCCTTGTCCCCACACTGCCCCACCAGGAACctatctcctcctgcctctgctgAAAACTCAACAGCTCTTAGAAAGGAAACCAGGCTCAGGAATTGAGTCTCCACCTTGAACATCCAGCTCCAGCTTACCTTTCTAATCTCATCTCTTTCCACTCCCTGCCTCACGCCTCCTTATTTCCCCCAAATTCACAACGTTTCTCACCCACCTGTTCCTCCTCATGCTGTCCGCTCTGTCATTAacattcttcccttcttcctcttccaccAACAAGCTGCTACTCATATTCTAAGACTCTGCTCTAATTTCCACTCTTCCAGAAGACTTTTTGCTCCCCATCCTCACCCCCAAACTAGGCTATGTTTTTACTGCTACAACTTGCTGAACACTGTTCCAAGCACCTTTGCTGTCCAAACTCGTTTAATCCTCAAATCCACGGACCCTGGCctaggttttcttctttttcttcttctttttttaaatctatttggctgcatcagatcttagttgcagcatgtaggacttcgttgtggctcatgggcttagttgccccgtggcatgtgggatcttagttcccccaccagggatgacACCTGAGTCCCacgcattgcaaggcggattctcaaccactggaccacagggaagtccctgttattcttaattttacagataagaaaactgaggcttgtaGAAGTCAAAGCAAAATTTCCAAGGCCAAACAGTAGGGCTGAAaactaggtttgttttttttttttaataaaaagagctGTATTGtccttttctgattataaaagtaagaaaaaagcaGACGCACTCCTCTTTTTGTCAATGTGTTGAGCATCCTTGGTCAAGGACGCAGTAGTCATTCAGTAAATGCCCCTCCTTATGCCTATATATACATGCTGATTTGTATGGATAGCATTTCCTATAAACTGCTCATACCATTCTGCAGGTCTGTTTCCTTAAGTTGgagccccagcacccagcacccccacccgccttgtcctctcttctccccttcccctAGCAGTCTCAGGCTCTCAGGTCTCAGATGTGTAACTCCAGTTTTGGTTCCCTGCGGGACAGTGATCATTCGAACCTGGTCTTGGTGTCCAAACCACGTCTGTAGCGAGACCAAGCCACGCTCAGGCTTGGGGCTGCCCCTCACAGACCACTCACATACCCACCACGATCTCCACCGCTACACATGGTCCCGAGTCCAACACCTTCAAATCTCTCCACCAAAACCTCAGGCGCGGACCTGAGTTCCAGCTGCCCACCCTCTACATTCCTAGCTGGGTTCTTGGTGGTGTTCCAGACCACTGCTTCCGGCTCCACACCAGGCATTCCGGTGCGTTAATTAcagccctgctcccacccccacccccgcaccccatcccaccccgggCTCCCACCGCCACCTTTATCCCAAGACTGCTGAGGAAGGcaccccacccacaccccacaccccgtTCTAGGCCCTGGCGTCCCCGGGTCAGGGCCGAGGGAGACACTTCTAGCCCAGCTCTGGCGCCGGGTGCGTCCCACTTTACGGAAGAACGTCCGGGAATAATCCAGAGCGGATTTGCATCACAGCAACACTGGATAGGCTCACAGCCTTCAAAGCCCTAAAGCCGAGGAAGTCCCTCTCCCGTCACCGCCCAGTGGCCGGATCGGAGGCTGTGCGGAAGTGGAAAGGAAGCTGCTGAAGGGAGGAGATGTGCACACCGGCCGGGAAAGGTGGAATCGCTTCCCCTTAGCTGGGCCCCACCTCACACTAGGAGCCTGGGTCCTGTCGAGGCTAGGATTAAAGGAAAAGTCGGCGCCCTGGGTGGTGAGCGTCTAGCTGCCCCCACCCCTACTGCTAAGAGTCTCCCAGCCCTGGTCTCCTCAGATTGGCCCGCCAACTGCTTCTGGGCCCTGTATCCCTGCGGCCTCCACCTCTGTGACTGCGCACAGAGCGCAGACAGCCCCGAGCCTTGTATCACTGGGTATCAGACTTCTCTTCCTCATGGGATAATTCATTCATCCCAGGTGGCCAATCGGTGCCCCCTCCAGCTGGCTGCTCTTGCTTTTCCTCAGCCAGGAATGTCTTTTACCCCTTTGCATCAGCTAAAACGTTGTCCTTTCTTTAAGTCCACCTTTAAAACCACatataccttttctttctttttcaaatttatttaatttgctGCACCGGATCTTTGTTgccgcatgcaggatctttgatcttcgttgtggcatgtgggatcttcagttacAGCATGGAaaattttagttgtggcatgcagtatCGATATagttccctatccagggatccagcctgggcGACTtgcgttgggagcatggaatGGTAGCCACTGGacatccagggaagtcccccacctATACATTTTCCATGAGGCCTGTAGAGGTCTGTGCCCTGCCTCTGTAAGCTCCCAGTATACAAAATCTGAACCTCTCTTTTAGTCCTGACATCTCTGTTGGTGTATCCACCAAGCAATCTTGGCAAGTCCTGTTCCCTTTCTGGACCTCAAACTCTCTCCTCACCCTTACAGTGAAGGATCCTTTAGatgactcccccacccccaccaggtgCCCCTAGTCCTGACCTAGTGAATCACTGACTTCCTTATTTCTCAGCCCCCGATGATGACCCATCTTTGGACAGACCAGGGGTAGGTATCTCTCTGAAATCCTTCCACCTCCTTGGAGTCAGTTGCCTGATGCAGCTGTGCACATTGCTGAGTCTTAGGGATCCAAAAAGTGCTGGGACTCTCAAGGTAGTGAGACTAGTGCCAACATACCATGATGCTATCCCTGCCCCAAGCCCTGGAGGCCTATCAATCAGCTCCAACTTCAGGGGACAGAGGCTAGCCCATCCCAGAAAGTCAAGAAGCCTCCATTCACAGCCCCTCcccaacatatacacactatctcCAGGAACAGTGACAGCAGCCTCTCAACCAGGACCACTCTCCAACCCAACCTCCTCACATTCAACCCAGTTCAGCTATCTCCAATCTGAGCTGGAGCATACCCAGAGTTCCCAAGACAAGGAGTCTCAGTTCAGCTTTTTCACAGTATGAGCTGTCAGTCCTGACTGCAAACTTTTCTAAGTGGAACTTGTCACCTTTCAGAGCCCGCTGGAGAGACTACTTCTCTCTGAAACTCCGATCCATGGGCTTCCATTTTACCAAATGAAGCCACATGAAATAATGCTAATCTGAAATCACAGTGCTCAGAATTAAGACAGACCTGGTTGAGATTCCACTCCTATTGCTCCCTAGCTGAATGATTTGCGGTTATGTTATTTAccctccctgaacctcagttccttcatctataaaatgggagcaaTGATTTATAGACACAGGGTGTTTGTGGGCTTTGCGTAAGATGCCCAGTGATGAGTGTTATAAAAACACTCATCATGGACACTGACACATATAGCATGTCAAACGTGAGCACTATTTCTATTCTgtcttccctgcctcctccccgaAGCTGCCAGACACTTTCTCTGGAAGCTGAGAATGGAGatatctgaagctgaaactgatcTGGATGAAAGCAGGACTATAAAATACTAGAAGCTGCACTTAGGACCCAATTACAGACTTcaaaaaaagagcaaaggagGTTTGGGGCCTAGAGAGGGGACAACATTTACCAAAGAACACACAGCAGGTGTAGGTAGGTAGAGCAGGCCAGCAGGGAGAGGAAGGCAAGTGGGAGTGTGGGTAGAGGTCAAGGCTGAATCCAAGGACAGTTAGCTGAGCAGGAGGATCTCCATCGGACATTGCCCCATTTCCCATGCCCAGAAGGGCCtggcatttgcctttctctggagCCACTCCTTCTGGGTTCCTGAGTTTGCAGTAGTTTCCCAGAAATGCTAGGTAAATATCCCTGTTGTTTACTGAGTAACCAACCCCATAATCAGACAAGGGTCCCCATACAAAATGTTGCCTCAAACTTGGCTCCTTCCGTAGAGATGCCCGCCCCCAACAGGCACCACCCCAGACAGACGCCCTCCACAAGGTCCCCTATCAGGGCCTTGCTGGGGGCTGTGAGCCCCACCCTACAAAGTGGCTTTGTTGTATATCATGTTGCTCCAAGATCAGCATCTCTTTAGAGAGGGGTTGCTCCTGCCAGCAGCCCCAAGAAAAATGTAGGATACGGACTATTTTCTGTTTGGAACCTTtctggcaaaaacaaaaaaaacaaacaccagccAAGGGTCACCCATTCCAATGCGGTAAATAGTCTTACTAACCTTTGAAAATGTCCTGAGCCGATGTTCACCCCAGTCCTGGAGAAGCTGGAGGCATTAGGGCCAGTGTATTTTGCTACTTGATCTTTTCCTTAGgttgtattttctttgtttatatagTTCCCCCTCTCTTCTCACTGCCACTTCACTCCCCTCACCCTCAGGAACCAGGAATGCGTCCTTATGAAAGAGGTCTGTCTTCTGTCTGGTTTATTGCAGGTGTGTTACCTCACCCTAACTAAACTCATATGTCCCAAGCACTGCCTCCTCCTTCAAGTTCATGTGAGAACTACTGTGTGTGTCCCCCGTGGGGAATTCCCAGATTTAGACCTCCACGCTTTACTAATTGACTTCTCAAGACTTCCATCTCAAGGATACTCTAGCCTTGTCATCTGGGACTCACTGATGCCAGAATTCTGTGTTTCTAAGATGCTGTTACTTGCATTGCACCATGCTAGAATTCTGTGATACTAAGATTCTATGACTATGGATTCTATGCATCCAtagttttgtgatttttgtttcataaatttGTCACTGACATGATGACGTCAGAGTTCACTTGGCATAGGTTTCTTGTGTTTGTCCTCCAGAAAATGCAAATATCTGCCCTAGGTTCTTATCTCTGAATTCGctgaaggcagaggaagaagctAGCTGGATGGGTCAAGGGTAGCCTTCCTACTTCACCTGGGGCTGCCAGGTATGAGACATGCCCTGAGAAGCTCAGTCTTAGGCCCATGGTTTCAGTCCACCCGCCTCCCCCAAGCCTctcaaagaaggctgagcactgaagaactgatgcttttgaactgtagtgttggggaagactcttgagagtcccttggactgcaaggagatcaaactagtcaatcctaaaggaaatcaaccctgaatattcattggaaggactgatgctgaagctgaaactccaatactttggccatctgatgtgccAAGTTATTGGaaatgaccttgatgctgggaaaggttgagggcaagaggagaaggggatgacagaggatgagattgttggatggcattaccagttcaatggacatgagtttgagcaaactctgggagatggtaaaagacagggaagcctggtgtgctatagttatGGCGTTGCGGAGTCGAAcatcacttagcaactgaacaacaacatctgagggcaggaggaaaagcaggcTCCTTTACAGCCCCTCCCACccagcttcctttcctccctggaCTGCCTGCAGGTCCAGGAAAAGAAAGTTTACTGGGAGACTGGCCTGCCCAAATGGGCAGAGAGGGAGGGTTAAGCACAGGGCAGGGAGCCAGTGGAGGAGATATGGGAGATCCCCAAGGGAGCCCTGCAGCTTTCCCTGAAGGTAAGGAAGGAACAGAGGCCGGAAGTTGGGGTGTGGATGAGGGCACTGGTAAGGGTGGGGTGACCGGTATTGCATTGTGGGGCTGGAGCTGGGCTTCCGGCTATTGACCCACTGGTGACAAGGGACCTCCAGCCTGGCGCCCTAGGGGCTGTCTGGTCAGCCCCTACCCACTGGCTCTGTGCTCCTGTACCTGAGTCAGACTCCAAGGAAACAGGAATTGCTCTCCCAGGAGGGCAGGAGTTGGAAGTGGAGAAACTGATCCTCCAGAGCAACTTTCTGGGAGGGGCCACTGAGGCCAAGAAAGGGGCAGGAGTTTCTCAGTGTCACACCAGAGAATGGAAACTCTGGGCTCCTGAATTCAGCTCACACTCTCCAAAGGGTCCCAGTATTATAAAACGCTCCTCCAATGAGACCATTTGGCCACACTCCATGTTAGAGGATAGGCCCGCCTCCAGGCCACCTCCCTGTGGTCTAGAcctctcctccagccctgcaGCCCAGCTGAAGCTGCCAAACCCGATTTTCCAGTGGTTGCCCCAGGCTGGGTAAAGCAggaagccctcctccaggcaggagTCCTTCAGGCCACAGGcattccctcccccacctcctgatGTCATCCCCTGCTTCTTCTACGGCAGTGCCGCCACCACTTCCGCCTCCACCTGCCTGCCATCTCCCCTGGGCTGCTCCCTGAGCAGGGGCAGGTGTGGTCCAGCACTACCCCTCTCTggccttcagttttctcatctacagaTGGGGAATACTGCACTGCCTCCCAGGGATCAACTGTGGGGAAGCTCCAGAGAAAAGAGACCTGAATAGCAGTGGACCGCCATGTGGATGGAGGGCTGGTGCAGTGTTGGGAGCACAGAATGAGGTGTGAGCAGGAAGCAGGGCTTGGTGGAATTCTGGAGGTGCGGTGGTTGCGGTGAGAGGTACAAGGTAAAGGGAATGTGtccttctggtttcctcaggtcACCTCTGTGAGAGACAGACCATCATCCCGGCCTGAATGCCCTCGTTACCAACTCAGAGcccttgctgcagctcagggCTGCACCTACGTGTGCTCTGTTTAATGTCTGTCTCCCACTGAGCTGCAGCTCTAACCAGGAAGAATTCCCACAGTCATGCTCACTGCTCTATCCCCAGAACTTGGCATCCTCCCTGGCATATAGCAGGCACTACTGACCGAGACACAGTTTCAGATTGAAAAGCAGAAGGAGAGGCACCCTAGGGGCTGGAGACCAGCCAGGTCAGCTCACCTAACCCAGGCCCCTTCTCCAGGCTGCCATACTGCCCAAGCCTCCTCCtctggcctgggagcctggtgttctCAGCTTCCAGGGAGCCAGGACTGGGGTGGGAGAGAGTGAACCGGATTAGCGATCCAGGTGGTCACCTAGACTAGGATGAGGGGGACCATTGGCTGTGGCTGTCTCTGGGAGCTTGAAGGGTAAGGAGAGTTGGGaacctggtgggggaggggcagtgaaGGAGCCGTCATTGCAGAGGAAGCTAAAAATAGCCAGAAGAGATGATGTCATTGGGTTCCCACAGCTAAGCAaccccctctgtctctctctctctcacacacacacacacacacacacacacacacgtgtgcatgcacacacacacacatccacacacaatcTCACAGCCCCAGATACACATAGACAAGTGtgggcaggcacacacacacacccgtacACTCTCTCGCGTAGGGGAAGGGAGGCTTCTGGGTCCCAGGGCCACAgaggcagggaagcctgctgaGTGTGTTTGCAGGAGTGTGTGCCTGTGTTGGCATGAGCAGGATTGCAGATGTCAGTCTACATGCCCGTGTGCTGTAACtaggtgcatgcatgtgtgtgtgtgctcatttgtaggcgtgtgtgtgtgtgttgttaccTGTGTCAGGTGGGAAGGTTTATATGTGTCAGTGCATATATCTGTTTATAGGGGTGTACTTGGCGTGTACCTGCATGCAGGTGTGAATTTGTTGCATTGTTTATCTGTATCAGTTGTGTTTATACGTCTGCATGTGTTCCTGGACTGTGTCACACGTCTTTATATGTGTGGGCATCCTTGCAGGCTTTGGGCACTAGCTAGTCAGCCTCCGGCTCTGACTGGGGGTTCAGTACCTTCCCCCACACCCTGAGAAGCCTCATCCTCCACCAGTGCAGTCTGGACACGATGTGTCAGTGAGTTCTCTGCCCCACTCCTCCTCTCAGGTCCCAGCCTCTGGCAAGCCTTGGAGTGGAGGAAAGCAGACACAATTCATTTTCTCctcacaggcttcccagggggccagGCCAGAGGTCTCACAGTCCTCTCCCACCCCCGCCCTCCTGGAACTGGATCCAGACCTCGGGACACTGGGACACTCACTCACTTGTGCATAAAGTGACACATGAGAGACAGTCCCTGCCTCTGAGACACAAACTCCACGGAGACACACCCCGCAGAAACCCAGTTACACCCGATGACACATGGGCGCACACGCAGAAATCCAAATGGAAAATCCCCAGGCCTGAGTGCTTAGCACCCTCCCCCTTCCTGGACGCTAACTCAGTCTCGCCCCACCCCCAAAGGCCCCAGCTCAGCTGTCCGTCCGGGAAAATACCGACCTCAGAGAACGGCTGTGGGGGCTGAGGGTGGTGCACCCCCTTGGAAGCTAACCCTTTCCTACTTCCTGGTGACCCCACCCACCTCCTGGCCTTcattcctcctgcctccctgacCCATTcataccctcacacacacacacacaccttgacaCACACAGCTGGCCACAGAGACACACTCATCGCAAAGGCACACTCAGCCACGTCTGCTTCAACCTCCATTCTCTCCGTCTCACTCACACTGACCCTCACaggcacacagaggcacacacaccTTACACTCAGACACTCATTACCCTGGAGCAGTGCAATCTGTCTTTCATgccttctttttctgatttatgcCTCTACCCTTCTCTCCAACGACACAGGTCCCTATACCTTCCAAGATGTCTACGGAGACTCTTTTCCCTGTTCTGATGGAAGTGCAAGGCAGGAAGGACCCCCACCTCATAGGCCAGAGCAAAAGCTGAGGCCAAAGATGGTATGTGTTGCTGACCTTGTACTATCCTTCCAGTGTCTTCTGTGATGCCTGCTGCTGCCGCTGAAGCCTGTCCCTGGGAGCATTCAGCCCTAGCCCTGCCCTCATACCCTCCATAGTCAGCTGGAAGCACCTGGGAGTGGAGGAAAGTAGTTGGAGCAGAAAGGACTGTATTTGTCTGCTGTTCACAGTCCGTGGCCCTGAGGAGATGAAGGTCTGGAGCCAGCCAAGCTTCTGGACTAGTTTCTGGATGTTTCTAGAGGATCAGAAAGCTGCCAGGTTGACAGAGGTATCTGAGAactgaggagaggagggagaggaaaagagTGAGGAAGCTCCGCTGCTCTTAGATTCTCCCGTTTCCCCAAGCCGTCCACTTCAGCCAACACGTCCCCCTCCATTACGGTGCTCAGACTCTGGGTGCTAGAGTGCCTGCACAGGCCTCATGTGGGTAGGACTTCAGGGGCCCTGTTCTCCTCCCCCACCGACCCCACCCTGGCTCAGGCCCTCAGCCTACCTTGCGGCGGAAGGATCAACACCCTGGTGGTGGCAGTTTGGGTGTCATTGATATCTGTGGCCGCAGTGGCAAGATTGGTGGTTACAGTGGTGCCAGCTGGGCCTTGCCGTTTCTGCCGGTACCTTCTGCGGCTACACTTGAACATCTTGGGAAAGCGGGGCCGAGGCCAACCCACTCCTGGCCTGCGGTAGGGGGATATTAAGCCCCGGGGCCGA
It includes:
- the P3R3URF gene encoding PIK3R3 upstream open reading frame protein, translated to MGPSQLVRAPRPRGLISPYRRPGVGWPRPRFPKMFKCSRRRYRQKRQGPAGTTVTTNLATAATDINDTQTATTRVLILPPQVLRYLCQPGSFLIL